The Triticum aestivum cultivar Chinese Spring chromosome 3A, IWGSC CS RefSeq v2.1, whole genome shotgun sequence genome includes a region encoding these proteins:
- the LOC123057947 gene encoding poly(rC)-binding protein 1-like, with amino-acid sequence MGVAGEYVGAIIGYAGRTIREIERVMGVQINISKGELKARTSEREVVISGTREAVDAAEVMIVQRVSDAANSHCR; translated from the exons ATGGGTGTCGCGGGCGAGTATGTGGGCGCCATCATCGGCTATGCCGGGAGGACCATACGTGAGATCGAACGG GTTATGGGCGTGCAAATCAATATCTCTAAGGGGGAGCTCAAAGCTAGGACGAGCGAGAG GGAGGTGGTGATCAGTGGGACACGGGAGGCGGTCGATGCGGCGGAGGTGATGATCGTGCAGCGGGTCTCGGACGCCGCAAATAGTCACTGCCGGTAG